From the Desertibacillus haloalkaliphilus genome, one window contains:
- a CDS encoding complex I subunit 4 family protein — protein sequence MTESYLLSLLIFSPLLGILILLFIPKNQEKMIKLIGFLATVLPLALAFMAYSAFDKTASGYQFVESKEWINFSNGTMQAFGIDMAINYELGLNGLGMVLILLTAVVASLAAIASIHIKREWKGYFMLFLLLEIGMLGVFAAQNLFLFFLFFEITLIPMYFLIGKWGYIDREKAANSFLIYNGLGSAVMLIAFVALFVRTGTMNIEEITMMMQALGPEANNFKWGVLVALLIAFGVKLPIFPLHSWMLRVHVQAPPAIVMIHSGILLKIGAYGLIRFGLGFFPEQITQIAMLIAILGVINLLYGAYLALIQTDLKMVMAYSSISHMGIVLIGIAALNEAGIQGAVFQVVSHGLISALLFFLIGVYYERTKTSEIPKLGGLARSMPIASGFLLVGALASLGLPGMSGFISEFLAFLGLFREMPIVAAVGALGIILTAIYLLKAVLNVTYGPTPDKWHKLEDIRPLELVPVLVLVGFIVLIGVYPSILAEPLQVTLQLILQGIGG from the coding sequence ATGACAGAATCATACTTACTATCACTACTCATCTTCTCCCCGCTTCTCGGGATTTTGATTCTTTTATTCATACCGAAGAATCAAGAAAAAATGATTAAACTGATCGGCTTTTTAGCAACGGTCTTACCACTTGCGCTCGCATTCATGGCGTACAGTGCTTTTGATAAAACAGCGAGTGGCTATCAATTTGTTGAGTCAAAGGAATGGATTAATTTTAGTAATGGTACGATGCAAGCGTTTGGCATCGACATGGCGATCAACTATGAGCTTGGCCTCAATGGGCTTGGCATGGTCTTGATTTTACTAACAGCTGTTGTGGCAAGTTTAGCAGCGATTGCTTCGATCCACATTAAACGTGAGTGGAAAGGCTACTTCATGCTGTTCTTGCTGCTTGAAATTGGGATGCTCGGTGTATTCGCCGCGCAAAACTTGTTCCTATTTTTCTTATTCTTTGAGATTACATTAATTCCGATGTACTTCTTGATCGGAAAATGGGGCTATATCGATCGTGAGAAAGCAGCGAATAGCTTTTTAATCTATAACGGTCTCGGTTCAGCGGTGATGCTGATAGCGTTTGTCGCACTATTCGTTCGCACAGGGACAATGAACATTGAAGAAATAACAATGATGATGCAAGCGCTTGGACCAGAGGCGAACAACTTTAAATGGGGCGTTCTCGTTGCCTTATTAATTGCCTTTGGTGTGAAGCTGCCAATCTTCCCATTACATAGTTGGATGCTGCGCGTTCACGTTCAAGCACCACCAGCGATTGTAATGATTCACTCAGGGATTTTACTTAAAATTGGTGCTTACGGGTTAATTCGCTTCGGGCTAGGCTTTTTCCCAGAGCAAATCACACAGATTGCGATGCTCATTGCCATATTAGGGGTTATTAACCTCCTTTACGGTGCTTATCTAGCGTTGATTCAAACGGATTTAAAAATGGTTATGGCCTACTCAAGTATTTCTCATATGGGGATTGTCTTGATCGGGATTGCTGCTCTTAATGAAGCAGGGATTCAAGGGGCTGTCTTCCAAGTTGTTTCACACGGGTTGATTTCTGCGTTATTGTTCTTCTTAATTGGTGTTTATTATGAACGAACAAAAACATCAGAGATTCCGAAACTTGGCGGTCTCGCGCGCTCGATGCCAATCGCTTCTGGATTTTTACTTGTCGGTGCCCTAGCATCATTAGGGTTGCCAGGAATGAGTGGATTTATAAGTGAATTTCTAGCATTCCTTGGTTTATTTAGAGAGATGCCAATTGTTGCGGCTGTCGGGGCATTAGGGATCATTTTAACAGCGATCTATTTATTAAAAGCCGTGCTCAATGTGACGTATGGACCAACACCGGACAAATGGCATAAGTTAGAGGACATTCGACCACTTGAACTCGTTCCAGTACTCGTTCTTGTTGGGTTTATCGTTTTAATCGGGGTATATCCGAGCATTTTAGCTGAACCATTGCAAGTGACACTGCAACTGATTTTGCAAGGGATAGGGGGGTAA
- a CDS encoding NADH-quinone oxidoreductase subunit J: MNGEFLAFFVFALIAISGGVLMINLRKVVHIIFVLMFTFLSIAGLYVLLSAEFIAFVQVLIYSGAITIMMLFGIMLTKHDDKAMMSVGFWRSLAALVGIVAFFVIIFIGINDLSLGEQATTLHENNVEQIGIAIFSKFVIPFETVGVILLVVLVGAIALAKKDEPDEEASKYE, from the coding sequence ATGAATGGAGAGTTTCTTGCATTCTTTGTATTCGCCCTCATCGCCATTAGTGGTGGCGTCTTAATGATTAACTTACGGAAGGTTGTTCACATCATTTTCGTATTGATGTTTACGTTTTTGAGTATTGCCGGCCTATACGTCTTGCTTTCAGCGGAGTTTATTGCTTTCGTGCAAGTGTTAATCTACTCGGGCGCAATTACGATCATGATGTTATTTGGAATTATGCTGACAAAGCATGATGATAAAGCGATGATGAGTGTAGGATTTTGGCGCTCACTTGCAGCTCTTGTCGGCATTGTTGCCTTCTTTGTGATTATCTTTATCGGGATTAATGACTTATCACTTGGTGAGCAAGCAACGACATTGCATGAAAATAACGTCGAGCAAATTGGGATTGCGATCTTTTCAAAATTTGTCATCCCATTTGAAACGGTTGGTGTCATCTTACTCGTCGTACTTGTTGGTGCGATTGCGTTAGCGAAGAAAGATGAGCCGGATGAGGAGGCGAGCAAATATGAGTAG
- a CDS encoding NADH-quinone oxidoreductase subunit D — MIRTEEMLLNVGPQHPSTHGVFRLVVKIDGEIIKEATPVIGYLHRGTEKLAENLQYTQIIPYTDRMDYLSAMTNNYVICHAVETMMELEIPERAEYLRVIVMELGRIASHLVWFGTYLLDIGAMSPFLYAFREREMIINLLNEISGGRLTFNYMRVGGVKWDAPDGWIEKVRDLLPYLRKELAGYHDLVTGNEIFMQRVKGIGKYTKEDALNYSLSGANLRCTGVDWDLRRDEPYSIYDRFEFDVPVREDGDAWAKYHCRMEEIEQSIRILEQAVEQFPSEGKIMAKTPRIIKAPKGETFVRIESPRGEIGCYIASDGKKEPYRLKFRRPSFYNLQILPKLLEGEPIANLITILGGIDIVLGEVDG; from the coding sequence ATGATTCGTACTGAGGAAATGTTACTTAATGTCGGTCCACAACACCCGAGTACACATGGAGTGTTTCGGTTAGTTGTAAAAATAGACGGTGAGATCATCAAGGAAGCAACACCTGTGATCGGGTATCTCCATCGCGGTACAGAGAAGCTAGCAGAAAACTTGCAATACACGCAAATAATCCCTTACACAGACCGAATGGACTATTTATCGGCGATGACAAATAACTATGTAATCTGCCATGCAGTTGAAACGATGATGGAGCTTGAGATCCCTGAACGCGCTGAATACTTACGTGTAATCGTAATGGAGCTAGGGAGAATTGCTAGTCACCTTGTATGGTTTGGTACATATTTACTAGACATCGGTGCGATGAGTCCATTTTTATATGCCTTCCGCGAACGTGAAATGATTATTAACCTACTAAATGAAATTTCAGGTGGTCGACTAACGTTTAACTATATGCGTGTTGGTGGTGTGAAATGGGATGCACCTGATGGATGGATTGAAAAAGTACGTGATCTCCTTCCTTACTTACGAAAAGAGTTGGCAGGATATCATGATCTTGTCACTGGTAATGAAATCTTTATGCAACGAGTGAAAGGGATTGGCAAATATACGAAAGAAGATGCCCTTAATTACTCGCTGAGTGGCGCGAACTTGCGTTGTACCGGCGTTGATTGGGACTTGCGTAGAGATGAACCATATTCGATTTATGATCGCTTTGAGTTTGATGTGCCTGTTCGTGAAGATGGTGACGCATGGGCGAAGTACCACTGTCGTATGGAAGAGATTGAACAATCGATTCGTATCTTAGAACAAGCGGTTGAGCAATTCCCAAGTGAAGGAAAGATTATGGCAAAAACACCGCGAATTATTAAAGCACCAAAAGGAGAGACATTCGTTCGAATTGAATCCCCACGAGGTGAAATCGGCTGTTATATTGCAAGTGATGGGAAGAAGGAGCCATACCGTCTGAAATTTAGACGACCATCCTTTTATAACCTACAAATTTTACCGAAGCTTTTAGAAGGTGAGCCGATTGCGAACTTAATTACGATTCTCGGTGGCATTGATATTGTTCTCGGGGAGGTAGATGGCTGA
- a CDS encoding NADH-quinone oxidoreductase subunit C — MSDEKAKAAAAKAKAEALKKMKEKEASQASDEKEAISSNGEEKQPAADEKAKAAAAAKAKAAAAAKAKAAAQAKESGDSESSGSDEKAKAAAAAKAKAAAAAKAKAAAQAKESGDSESSGSDEKAKAAAAAKAKAAAAAKAKAAAQAKGSGDSESSGSDEKAKAAAAAKAKAAAAAKAKAGGAAGASDDEKAKAKAAAVAKAKAAAAAKAKAGGAGAGDDEKAKAKAAAVAKAKAAAAAKAKAGSAGEAEAEEVEEPSVNQPLLDNYLKVIKKNLGDDVLEDAYINTLAKDVPTLIVKPEMYKKLAEFLKHNEQLAFDYLSNLHGVDYETHMEIYNHLFSFKHKHPLALKVKLDRDEPKIDSLTPVWEGANWPERETYDLLGIHFEGHPNLTRIMMPDDWVGYPLRKDYEPHDEEV, encoded by the coding sequence ACGAAAAGGAAGCGATTTCAAGTAATGGTGAGGAAAAGCAACCAGCTGCTGATGAGAAAGCAAAAGCCGCAGCGGCAGCGAAGGCTAAGGCAGCTGCAGCCGCAAAAGCGAAAGCAGCGGCACAAGCAAAGGAATCAGGAGATTCTGAATCAAGTGGAAGCGATGAGAAAGCAAAAGCCGCAGCGGCAGCGAAGGCTAAGGCAGCTGCAGCTGCAAAAGCGAAAGCGGCGGCACAAGCAAAGGAATCAGGGGATTCTGAATCAAGTGGAAGCGACGAGAAAGCAAAAGCCGCAGCGGCAGCAAAGGCGAAGGCGGCCGCAGCCGCAAAAGCGAAAGCGGCGGCACAAGCGAAGGGATCAGGAGACTCTGAATCAAGTGGAAGTGATGAGAAAGCGAAAGCCGCAGCGGCAGCAAAGGCGAAGGCAGCCGCTGCTGCGAAAGCTAAGGCTGGTGGAGCAGCTGGAGCGAGTGATGATGAGAAGGCGAAAGCAAAAGCCGCCGCTGTAGCAAAAGCCAAAGCAGCAGCAGCCGCAAAAGCGAAAGCAGGTGGAGCTGGGGCTGGTGATGATGAGAAGGCGAAAGCAAAAGCTGCCGCTGTAGCAAAAGCCAAGGCAGCCGCAGCCGCGAAGGCGAAAGCTGGGTCTGCAGGTGAGGCTGAAGCTGAGGAAGTAGAAGAGCCGTCTGTTAATCAGCCGTTACTAGATAACTACCTAAAAGTGATTAAGAAGAACCTTGGTGACGATGTGCTAGAGGATGCTTATATTAATACATTGGCTAAAGATGTTCCGACACTGATCGTCAAACCTGAGATGTATAAAAAGCTCGCTGAGTTTTTAAAACATAATGAACAATTAGCCTTTGATTACTTATCGAACCTTCATGGTGTCGACTATGAAACACATATGGAAATCTATAATCACTTATTCTCGTTTAAGCATAAGCACCCACTTGCACTAAAAGTGAAACTAGATCGTGACGAGCCAAAAATTGATTCACTAACACCAGTTTGGGAAGGTGCGAATTGGCCAGAGCGAGAAACCTATGATCTATTAGGTATTCACTTTGAAGGTCATCCGAACTTAACGAGAATTATGATGCCAGATGATTGGGTAGGTTACCCGTTACGTAAAGACTATGAGCCCCACGATGAGGAGGTGTAA
- the nuoL gene encoding NADH-quinone oxidoreductase subunit L, translated as MMENAWLIPLLPLLSFVILVLFGRRLKENGAYIGMALSFVSLLLAIFVLMERLTQPTYLVQFDWLTIGDRVLTMGFEVNQLNALMLVIVTLVSFLVHMYSKGYMSAADTERVPVFYSYLGLFTFSMLGLVLSPNLLQLYIFWELVGVCSFLLVGFYYFKKEARAAARKAFIVTRIGDVGLFIGMILLFWQVGSFEFQAIFEAVEANALTEGMITLTAILIFVGAIGKSGQFPLHTWLPDAMEGPTPVSALIHAATMVAAGVYLVATMFPLFIASQAAMTTVAVIGGVTAIFAATIALTQNDIKRVLAYSTVSQLGYMMLALGSAGYVAATFHLMTHAFFKALLFLAAGSVIHAVHTQNIKEMGGLWKKMKVTGPVFLIGCLAIAGFPLFSGFFSKEEILLTAFADGRYIIFALALVTALLTAIYMFRLFFMVFAGKARTEQKGVHESPGIMTIPMIVLAVLAVISGFVHTHWFGTFLGDWLADSPWNLGHTYVSDPGWIMPVAVIVSLAGIYVAWLIYGKGGTGESMATSFNGVYTLLFNKYYIDEAYDRTFVRGTFVLSYLFYYIEKYLIEGLVQGTVNVTNGLGRIGARMQNGQLQTYATVAFVGLVAIIVVLTVTGGYFG; from the coding sequence ATGATGGAGAATGCATGGCTCATCCCGCTTTTACCGCTCCTATCCTTTGTCATCCTCGTCCTCTTTGGTCGCAGGTTGAAGGAAAATGGCGCTTATATCGGAATGGCGTTATCGTTTGTTTCACTGTTATTAGCTATTTTCGTGTTAATGGAACGGTTGACGCAGCCAACATATTTAGTACAGTTTGACTGGTTAACGATTGGTGATCGCGTCCTGACGATGGGCTTTGAAGTTAACCAACTTAATGCGCTCATGCTCGTGATCGTGACGCTTGTTAGTTTTTTAGTACATATGTATTCAAAAGGCTATATGTCAGCAGCAGATACTGAGCGTGTACCAGTGTTTTACTCGTATTTAGGCTTATTTACTTTTTCAATGCTAGGATTAGTGCTTTCCCCGAACTTGTTACAGTTATATATCTTCTGGGAGCTCGTTGGGGTTTGTTCATTCTTACTCGTTGGTTTCTATTATTTCAAAAAAGAAGCACGAGCAGCAGCAAGAAAAGCCTTTATTGTTACACGGATCGGTGATGTCGGTCTGTTTATCGGGATGATTTTATTGTTCTGGCAAGTCGGAAGCTTTGAGTTTCAAGCGATCTTTGAAGCCGTCGAAGCAAATGCATTAACAGAAGGTATGATTACCTTAACGGCCATACTCATTTTCGTCGGGGCAATCGGGAAGTCAGGTCAGTTCCCACTACATACATGGTTACCTGACGCGATGGAAGGTCCAACACCTGTTTCAGCGTTAATTCACGCGGCGACGATGGTTGCAGCCGGTGTCTACCTCGTTGCGACGATGTTCCCGTTATTTATCGCTTCACAAGCAGCAATGACAACAGTTGCAGTTATTGGTGGGGTGACGGCGATTTTTGCGGCAACGATTGCGTTAACGCAAAATGATATTAAACGAGTGCTCGCTTATTCAACCGTCAGTCAACTCGGCTACATGATGCTTGCGCTCGGTTCAGCAGGTTATGTGGCAGCGACGTTCCACTTAATGACACATGCGTTTTTCAAGGCGTTGTTGTTCCTCGCTGCAGGTAGTGTCATCCATGCGGTTCATACGCAAAACATTAAGGAAATGGGTGGCCTTTGGAAAAAGATGAAAGTGACTGGACCTGTGTTTTTAATTGGCTGTTTAGCGATTGCAGGGTTCCCACTTTTCTCAGGGTTCTTTAGTAAGGAAGAAATTTTACTAACGGCGTTTGCTGATGGTCGTTACATCATTTTTGCATTGGCGTTAGTGACAGCACTATTAACAGCGATTTATATGTTCCGCTTATTCTTTATGGTGTTTGCTGGAAAGGCTCGTACGGAGCAAAAAGGTGTTCATGAATCACCTGGCATCATGACGATTCCAATGATCGTTCTAGCGGTGCTTGCGGTTATCTCTGGTTTCGTTCACACGCATTGGTTCGGAACGTTCTTAGGGGATTGGCTCGCGGATAGTCCGTGGAACCTTGGTCATACGTATGTCAGTGACCCAGGTTGGATTATGCCTGTGGCTGTGATCGTTTCACTCGCAGGTATCTATGTCGCATGGCTCATCTACGGAAAAGGTGGAACAGGAGAGTCAATGGCAACTTCGTTTAACGGTGTCTATACATTGCTGTTCAACAAGTATTACATCGACGAAGCGTATGATCGTACGTTTGTGCGAGGGACGTTTGTATTAAGTTACTTGTTCTATTATATTGAAAAATATTTAATTGAAGGTCTTGTTCAAGGAACGGTTAACGTCACGAATGGACTTGGTCGAATCGGTGCACGGATGCAAAATGGTCAACTACAAACGTATGCAACAGTCGCCTTCGTTGGTCTTGTTGCAATCATCGTTGTCTTGACGGTTACAGGGGGGTATTTCGGATGA
- the nuoK gene encoding NADH-quinone oxidoreductase subunit NuoK — translation MSSIPLSVYLVIALLLFCIGMFGVLTKRNAVIVLISVELMLNAVNINLVAFSLHGVNPGITGQVFALFIIAIAAAEAAIGLAILIALYRNRKTVNVDQMDLMKR, via the coding sequence ATGAGTAGTATCCCATTGTCGGTCTATCTCGTTATCGCGTTGCTACTCTTTTGTATCGGTATGTTCGGTGTCTTAACGAAACGAAATGCCGTGATTGTACTGATTTCAGTTGAATTAATGTTAAATGCAGTCAATATTAACCTCGTAGCGTTTTCATTGCACGGGGTAAATCCGGGAATTACTGGTCAAGTTTTTGCTTTATTTATCATTGCAATTGCAGCCGCTGAGGCTGCCATTGGTCTAGCCATCCTGATCGCATTGTATCGTAACCGTAAAACAGTCAACGTTGATCAGATGGACTTGATGAAGCGATAG
- the nuoI gene encoding NADH-quinone oxidoreductase subunit NuoI, whose protein sequence is MFGKGLVKGLKYTLSNLRKQNVTTRYPDEPLEMPDRFRGIQKFYPEKCIVCNQCAMICPTDCIQLTGKKHPDPNKKGKIIDTYDINFEICILCDLCTEVCPTEAIVMTNNFELAEYSRDELFKNLEWLDENDTSVREENKA, encoded by the coding sequence ATGTTTGGTAAAGGTCTAGTAAAAGGGTTAAAGTACACGTTAAGTAATTTACGGAAACAAAATGTAACGACAAGATATCCTGACGAACCGTTGGAGATGCCGGACCGTTTCCGTGGAATTCAAAAATTTTACCCCGAAAAATGTATCGTTTGTAACCAGTGTGCGATGATCTGCCCGACGGACTGCATCCAGTTGACTGGGAAAAAGCATCCAGACCCGAACAAAAAAGGGAAAATCATCGACACGTATGATATTAATTTTGAAATCTGTATCCTTTGTGACCTATGTACGGAAGTTTGTCCAACGGAAGCGATTGTCATGACGAATAACTTTGAATTAGCAGAATACAGCCGTGATGAGCTTTTTAAAAACCTAGAATGGCTTGATGAAAATGACACAAGCGTGAGGGAGGAGAATAAGGCATGA
- the nuoN gene encoding NADH-quinone oxidoreductase subunit NuoN, which produces MDLETLLSYPWSIMAPEFTILIVATLLSLFDLFMKDKADRKYLAWFAIAGVIVALVFTWRQLGSPVQMILYDTYRLDSFAIAFKLILLVGTLFVLLMAIDYDKKGITYRGEFFYLLLTALLGGMIMTSSADMITLFVGLELLSLSSYIMAGLRKNNLQSNEAAFKYVINGGVASAITLFGMSYVYGLTGHTNLFEISAVMQDPVIMQNSFLILFSFFLIFVGLAFKIASAPFHMWSPDVYQGSPTPVTAFLSVVSKTAGFALILRFLLVVFIAAPGTSPEEPLLVNTQIYIAVLAGLTMIIGNVVALRQDNIKRLFAYSSVAQAGYILVPFVTLSVMMFENTWFYLLAYLFMNLGAFAVIQLVMTQTGSEKISAFAGLYKRSPGLAVIMAVYLISLAGIPISAGFVGKFYIFLGALSTEHYVLASVMIATSVISYFYYFKIMGQMFFRPAESTEPIRVPVNILVVLVVAAIGTVGLGLFPSVAIDFFNEYFEFAQIFQR; this is translated from the coding sequence ATGGATTTAGAAACGTTACTAAGTTACCCATGGTCGATCATGGCACCGGAATTTACGATACTGATTGTGGCCACTCTCTTATCACTGTTTGATTTATTTATGAAAGATAAAGCGGATCGAAAGTATCTTGCATGGTTTGCCATTGCTGGGGTGATCGTCGCGTTGGTGTTCACGTGGCGCCAGCTCGGCTCACCGGTGCAAATGATCTTATATGACACATACCGACTCGATTCATTTGCAATTGCCTTTAAGTTGATTTTACTCGTTGGTACGCTATTCGTATTATTGATGGCGATTGATTACGACAAAAAAGGAATCACATACCGCGGCGAGTTTTTCTACTTATTATTAACGGCATTGCTAGGTGGTATGATTATGACTTCAAGTGCTGATATGATTACATTGTTTGTCGGGCTTGAGTTATTATCACTTTCTTCTTATATTATGGCGGGGCTGCGTAAGAACAACCTGCAATCAAATGAAGCTGCCTTCAAATATGTGATCAACGGTGGAGTAGCATCAGCGATTACACTATTTGGGATGAGTTATGTGTACGGGTTAACCGGCCATACAAACTTGTTTGAAATTAGTGCAGTAATGCAAGATCCAGTGATCATGCAAAATAGCTTTTTAATTTTATTCTCGTTTTTCTTAATCTTTGTTGGGCTTGCCTTTAAAATTGCCAGTGCCCCGTTCCATATGTGGTCGCCGGACGTCTACCAAGGCTCTCCAACACCAGTAACTGCGTTTTTAAGTGTCGTTTCAAAAACAGCTGGCTTTGCGTTAATTTTACGTTTCCTATTAGTGGTGTTTATCGCCGCACCAGGGACGTCACCTGAGGAGCCACTGTTAGTAAATACACAAATTTATATTGCTGTTCTTGCTGGATTAACGATGATTATCGGTAACGTGGTGGCACTACGCCAAGACAATATTAAACGCTTGTTTGCGTATTCAAGTGTGGCACAAGCGGGTTACATTCTCGTACCATTTGTGACGTTATCAGTGATGATGTTTGAAAATACGTGGTTCTACTTGCTTGCGTATTTATTTATGAACCTCGGTGCGTTTGCTGTGATTCAATTAGTGATGACGCAAACGGGTTCTGAAAAGATCAGTGCGTTTGCGGGTCTTTACAAACGTTCACCAGGTCTTGCTGTGATCATGGCGGTCTACTTAATTTCACTTGCGGGGATTCCAATCTCTGCCGGGTTTGTCGGGAAGTTCTACATTTTCCTAGGTGCGTTAAGCACGGAGCATTATGTATTAGCTTCTGTGATGATCGCAACATCGGTGATTTCGTATTTCTACTATTTCAAAATCATGGGGCAAATGTTCTTCCGACCAGCTGAGAGTACTGAACCCATCCGCGTTCCTGTCAATATCCTAGTCGTTTTAGTGGTTGCTGCGATTGGAACGGTGGGATTAGGGCTATTCCCAAGCGTTGCGATTGATTTCTTTAACGAGTACTTTGAATTTGCACAAATCTTTCAGCGCTAA
- the nuoH gene encoding NADH-quinone oxidoreductase subunit NuoH encodes MMNDLLTSAPSWLNFGIYFMIAAALLGVVLGFVTFGVLSERKVLGFMQLRVGPNRLGGPWGLLQTVADVLKLLLKEDVIPKKADKPLFILAPVIAFVPAFVILAVIPFSENLYFTDMGVGLLFYIAISGITTMGVVAGSWASNNKYALIGGMRAAAQMISYEVPLVLSVVGVVLLTGSLNLITIVEAQTAIWFIVPQILGFLVFLIASIAELNRVPFDLPEGESEIVAGYHVEYSGFRYAFFMLAEYVYMFAMASLTTVLFLGGWQPLFGLGFIPGIVWFALKFSVVFYFMVWLRGTMPRLPADKLMGFAWKVLLPIAIINIILTALVKEFIL; translated from the coding sequence ATGATGAACGATCTCCTAACTTCAGCACCCAGTTGGCTAAACTTTGGGATTTATTTCATGATTGCTGCAGCACTTCTCGGTGTCGTTTTAGGCTTTGTTACGTTCGGCGTCTTATCAGAGCGTAAAGTTCTCGGGTTTATGCAGCTTCGTGTCGGTCCAAACCGACTCGGTGGTCCATGGGGGCTTTTGCAGACGGTAGCCGACGTCTTGAAGCTATTGCTTAAAGAGGATGTTATCCCGAAGAAAGCAGATAAACCGTTGTTTATCTTGGCGCCAGTGATCGCCTTTGTTCCAGCCTTTGTGATTCTAGCGGTCATTCCATTTTCGGAAAATCTTTATTTTACGGATATGGGTGTAGGATTACTGTTTTACATCGCGATTTCTGGGATCACAACGATGGGCGTTGTTGCTGGGTCTTGGGCGTCCAATAACAAATATGCACTGATCGGTGGCATGCGTGCGGCAGCGCAAATGATTTCCTATGAGGTACCACTTGTGCTATCGGTTGTCGGTGTTGTCTTACTTACGGGAAGCCTGAACTTAATCACGATTGTTGAAGCGCAGACAGCTATTTGGTTTATCGTTCCGCAAATTCTCGGTTTTCTTGTGTTTTTAATTGCCTCGATTGCTGAACTGAACCGTGTACCATTTGACTTGCCAGAAGGGGAGTCTGAAATTGTTGCCGGGTATCATGTCGAATATTCTGGTTTCCGTTACGCCTTTTTCATGCTCGCTGAATATGTTTACATGTTCGCGATGGCATCATTAACGACAGTATTATTCCTCGGTGGATGGCAACCGTTATTCGGGCTAGGTTTTATCCCAGGCATTGTCTGGTTTGCATTAAAGTTCTCGGTTGTTTTTTACTTTATGGTTTGGCTTCGTGGGACGATGCCGCGTTTGCCTGCTGATAAGCTAATGGGATTTGCCTGGAAGGTGCTACTACCAATTGCAATCATCAACATTATCCTAACCGCGTTAGTGAAGGAGTTTATTTTATAA